CTTTTGCACATGTTGCTATTTATATAAACTCATTAAAAAACTATGACACACAGCCCATATTCTGGATTatcttttttaatctaaatcGACGTGGTTTAGTGTTattagatgtttttatttcgatgaaatgttttttaaacattgcaTCGTCTCTGTTTTAGGGGCCTACTCCCTCTCCATCCAGGACTGGGATGACATCAAGGGCGACCACGTCAAACACTATAAGATTCGTAAGCTGGACAGCGGAGGCTACTACATCACCACCAGAGCCCAGTTTGAGACGCTGCAGCAGCTCGTACAGCACTACTCTGGTGAGCTGGTTATGATAAGACACATACATCTCCATGAACATccactgtgtctctgctcatTGACTGAACGCTTCTGTAATGTTTCGGTGCTTCCAGCTCGGGCTGCGGGGCTTTGCTGCCGTCTGATTGTGCCGTGCCACAAGGGCATGCCTCGTTTGACTGACCTGTCCGTCAAAACCAAAGACGTGTGGGAGATCCCGCGAGAGTCTCTGCAGCTCATCAAACGTCTGGGAAACGGCCAGTTTGGAGAAGTCTGGATGGGTGTGtactgttttatgttttttttgtgtcaatcTCTTTTGGCACAAGTGAAGAACTGGACAGCTGTGAGCGGAGCTGGGAAACATTCTGTATGTGTTGGATCATTTAGAGCGAACACTCAGCGGATGTTACCCACAGGGTGTGCAGTGATTGCATTTTAGATTTTTTGGATTCGCTTTTGCTGGATTTGACTCTTGTGTGATGATGTCCGTGTCCATTTTGATTTGGATcagggttttctccagtttccatGATTTCTGATTGGATCCAGGATTAGATTTTGGCCTTTAGATGAGTTTAAACTTTGTATTTATGTAAAATGAAGTTATAAATGATACAAACATGGATTATGTTAAGGATGAACTaactctttctgtttttttcccccgtcaGGCACGTGGAACGGCACCACCAAGGTGGCAGTGAAGACTCTGAAGCCGGGCACCATGTCGCCCGAGTCCTTCCTGGAGGAGGCTCAGATCATGAAGAAGCTCCGACACGACAAACTGGTGCAGCTCTACGCCGTGGTGTCTGAGGAACCCATCTATATCGTCACCGAGTACATGAGCAAAGGTACGTCGTCACGTGTGTGCAGTGCATCATTTAAACATCTGCATGGACATGACATTACGTGGCCTACTTTACAGCACGGTGCTCAGTCTTTCGTCCGCGTGACAGTCCTTGTGGTTCTACTGGGCGGATTTTGTTTAGAAAGAAACGTGAGATGAGGTCTTTTTGGTTACCACAGTAACGACTAACAAGTAAAAGCCTGAGCCATGTGTAACTTGTGGCAGGCATCCCAGAATTAATGTCGCATTATCTCCAACATGTTGCTTCACTGTTTATTCAAATCCGAGCAGAAACAGCATCTGTgtcttctcttcttctgcttttgttttttttttttagggagtTTGCTGGATTTCCTCAAAGACGGGGAAGGACGAGGTCTCAAGCTGCCGAATCTGGTGGACATGGCAGCTCAGGTACGACGCAATAACACCGATCAGAAATCTTAATGCCGCGGACGGACAGATGTGGAGGAGGTTTTCTTCCCTTTGTCTGAGAGCATCATTTTCTTTAATCGTCTCCAGCTGTTGACAGTGACTTTCATTAGGCGGCTCCTCACGTTTAAGCAGACTGTAAACGTTTGTTGTTTACCAGTCTGGGTGGTGTGTTATTGCCTGAAGACCAAAAGGACGGCACATTTTCAAGGAATAGTGGTTCAGTATTATGACTGAATCTCTGCGGTTTGTGAGTCACTGTTtcctgttggtttttttttaagttactgTCTCTGACGCTCTAGTTCGTTTTCTGCAAGGACATTTTTCTACGCAGAGACAAGGAATGTAAATCCATGTGAAAACATTTCCTGTGAGTCATGTGAAAGTGTCCAGTGCTGAAactatttatttcttattttctttcgTAGGTGGCTGCAGGCATGGCGTACATTGAGAGGATGAACTACATCCACAGAGACCTGCGCTCCGCGAACATCTTGGTTGGAGACGGTCTGGTGTGTAAGATCGCCGACTTCGGTTTGGCCAGGCTCATCGAGGACAACGAATACACTGCAAGACAAGGTAGGCTCTGAAACTCTGAAACTCTGAAACGTGAGTGAGGTCAAACCAATGTTGAAGAAGAGCTTTAGTTTAAGGAAATAACCCCTGTTCTCTGAAACACGAGCGAGGGAGTGTTGAAACATGTGGGAAGAgaacagttggtcagtgttttCTGGTCACGAGGAGCCAGTGAGTGGCCAGTGATCACAATATTCCAGAATTACGTCGCAATAATGGTTTTTGTTACAATATTTCATagactgtcaaaataaaagtggctGTTTTGGAAAtggaatgataaataaatgtatttgtgattTAATGTCATTGTCTCGCAACTAAAGGTGTCAATTTATGGAATAAtttcaatgaaatgaaatcacgTGGAGCAATAATcccatttatttaaacaaagacaggATGTAAATATGATGATGTAGACATGAGCGTCAGATAAATTGTTTGTTCCTGTTTGGATGCATGTGTTATTTTCCTAAATTTAACATGACGtattcatataaaataaaacagtttatgatataaatatcaaaaaacaaAGTGGGGTAGGCCTTGAAATAGGTTCTTACTTCTGCCTGCTCCATTATCGACCCCATGAATTTACATCCAATGTTTTATATGTACAATCTTCTCTAtttgtctttccttctttttttgcacGTCGTCTTTTTATTATCATGtttgaaataagataaataaatgaatcatatagagtgttgcagtgtttttggcagcagaagttacacactggagctttaactgGTGTTTGGCCTTGAACTCTTGAGATGTTTCTGTAGTTTTCTCTCTCGGTTCCTCCGGCCACAGCGTCTCCTAAAAACCTCGCCGTCAGGGGAAAAAGTTGTCGGGCTGGCAGATAACTTCTAACTCCGTTAAGTCACttccaacacatacacacacatcatgccCACACACTCAAGTACAGTTGAGCAGGAATGTGTCCTGGTGACACCAGTGGAAAACAGAAGTCCATGCAGCAGAATATCACAATACCACACAAGGGCACTTGGAGGATTTAAAGCAGAGCTTGTGTTATAATATGAATCTTAACTTTTATACACAGACATCTATCTGTCACTGTGTATCTTGCTGGAAAGGAAGTGTCACTCGGGCTGAGTCATTCAAGAAATCCTTCTCCTGAGTCTGTGTTGGCAGACGTGAGCGTCAGGAGGGACGTCTTCCAGATTCTGTTAGTCACTCCGTCAACACGTTGAGTCACTCGTTTGTGAGCGTCTAAATGTGGACAAATGGAGAtggagctggagagagagagataacgGAATCGCTTCTCATGTCGCCGCACTAATGAAATTGCAAATAAAGGGATAAATCCCGACAGAGAACACCGAACCTACTCACTCTAAGGTCGCTGCTTCTGAATTCCCTTTAGGTGCTAAGTTTCCCATAAAGTGGACCGCTCCTGAGGCCGCTCTGTACGGGAAGTTCACCATCAAGTCGGACGTGTGGTCGTTCGGTATCCTGCTCACAGAGCTGGTGACCAAGGGCAGAGTGCCCTATCCAGGTGAGTGCTCGGCTCAGTGGATTATGTATGTCTGGTGaagtcggtgtgtgtgtgtgtgtgcaagtggtTGAGTCCTCTGGGACCGTAGCTCTGCTTCTGTGCGCTAAAAAAAGAGCAGCGCGTTGTATAATTCACAATACAAGGTGCAATATGTAGCCGCTAACTTATGTCTCCAAAGTGTGCTGCAGTCTGAGGCCACtactggactttttttttattttcctaaagCTATGAGCGCACTGTATAATTATtcatcactttattggaacacatccagaaagacatgtatgtctttttaaaagaacacatttttcgGAATATAAACAGTGTCTTCAGTGTGACTCTTGGACAACAGCACGACTC
This genomic interval from Solea solea chromosome 18, fSolSol10.1, whole genome shotgun sequence contains the following:
- the fyna gene encoding tyrosine-protein kinase fyna, with the translated sequence MGCVQCKDKEAAKLTDDRETSLSHNSGYRYGSDPTPQHYPSFGVTTIPNYNNFHSGATQGVTVFGGVHTSSQSGTLRSRGGTGVTLFVALYDYEARTEDDLSFRKGERFQILNSTEGDWWEARSLTTGGTGYIPSNYVAPVDSIQAEDWYFGKLGRKDAERQLLSNGNARGTFLIRESETTKGAYSLSIQDWDDIKGDHVKHYKIRKLDSGGYYITTRAQFETLQQLVQHYSARAAGLCCRLIVPCHKGMPRLTDLSVKTKDVWEIPRESLQLIKRLGNGQFGEVWMGTWNGTTKVAVKTLKPGTMSPESFLEEAQIMKKLRHDKLVQLYAVVSEEPIYIVTEYMSKGSLLDFLKDGEGRGLKLPNLVDMAAQVAAGMAYIERMNYIHRDLRSANILVGDGLVCKIADFGLARLIEDNEYTARQGAKFPIKWTAPEAALYGKFTIKSDVWSFGILLTELVTKGRVPYPGMNNREVLEQVERGYRMPCPQDCPPSLHELMVQCWKKDPEERPTFEYLQAFLEDYFTATEPQYQPGDNL